The DNA sequence AAGGCCTGACCACGGGTAGCATCATGGGGATCTTCATGATCCAGGGCTCGCTCAACGCCGTCTTAGGCCTGGTGGGCGGCCTGGCTATCGGCGTGCTGGCCACATTAAATATCAATACACTCTTCTCAATGCTCGGCATTCATGTGCTCGGGGCGGGGCAACGTCTGCCGGTGCAGCTCGAGTGGGGCCAGTTGTCCCTGATCGTCGTTGGCACCCTGGCCATCACATTTTTAGCGACCGTTTATCCCGCACTACGGGCAGCAAGCGTGCAACCTGCCACAGCTTTAAGGTATGAATAATCTATGACCCAACAGGACAACTCTTTGTTACTTCAAGTCAGTAACGTCAGCAAACGCTACCACGAGGGGAGTATAGATACTCAGGTGCTGAGCGGCGTTAATCTCAGTATCGCCAAGGGCGAGCAGGTGGCTATCATCGGCAGTTCTGGCTCGGGTAAGAGTACCTTGCTGCACATCATGGGCACGCTGGACAAACCCAGCAGCGGTCAGGTGATGTTCGACGGAGAAGATCTTTACCAGCTTTCCCCCTCGCGTCAGGCGGCGATCCGCAACCAGGAGCTGGGATTTATCTATCAGTTCCATCATCTGTTGCCCGAGTTTACCGCCCTTGAGAATGTGGCTATGCCTGGGCTCATTCAAAAGCGCCCGCGTCAGGAAGTCGAGCAGGAGGCCAAAGAGCTGCTCAGCCGCGTGGGCCTTGGCCACCGACTACATCATACCCCGGCGGAGATGTCAGGTGGCGAGCGCCAACGCACCGCGATAGCCAGGGCGCTGATCAATCGTCCTAAGTTGGTGTTGGCCGATGAGCCAACGGGCAACCTGGACGCGGCCAGCGGCGATAGTGTCTATGAGCTTATTCGAGAGCTGGGTAGCCAGCTGGGTACGGCCTTTGTGGTGGTCACCCATGATCCTAAGCTTGCGGCGCGCATGGACAGACAGCTGAAGATGCAAGATGGTCAGTTAAGCGCCTGGGAGATGGCATGAGAGAGAGACTCGCCTTCTGGGTAGGCTGGCGCTTCTACATGGCGCGTCAGTCCAATCGTTTCATCAGCTTCATCTCCTTTGCCTCTACCGCGGGCATCGCCCTGGGGGTCGCCGTGTTGATCACTGTGCTGTCGGCCATGAACGGCTTCGAGAAGGAGCTTGAGCAGCGCCTGCTGGGCGTAGTGCCCCATGGTGAGCTGACCGGGGTGAATGAGCCGCTGCATGACTGGCCTAAAATTGCCGAGGATGCCAAGAAGATCCCCGGTATTAATGCCAGCGCACCATTTGTGCGTATTCAGGGCCTGATCCAGAAACCCGGTGGCTTTCAGGGGCTAACGGTTATCGGTATCACGCCGGAATTAGAAGCAAAAGTTTCCAACATCCGTGATTTCATGCCGGATGCGGCCTGGCAGGCACTGGCCAGCAAAGAAAACAATATCGTCCTGGGTAAGGGGCTGGCCGATGCGCTGGGGCTGTCGCTGGGTAACACCCTGAGCCTCTACACGCCAAACCTTGCCAGTCAGTCAACGGGACGCGGCCTTGGCTCGGCCAAGAGTCATCAGTTTAAGGTGGCGGGAATTTTTGCGCTTGGCGGTGAGCTAGATCTGACCACTGCCTACATCTCGCTGGATTATGGCGCCGAGCTGTTGGGGCTGGGGGATGGCGTGAGCGGGATCCGCATCAAGGTTGACGATGTCTTTGCCGCGCCGCAGCTGATCCGCACCTTGGGCTATAGCCAGTCGCAATATATGTACCTTTCCGATTGGACCCGTACCCAAGGCCATCTCTATCAGGATATTCAGCTGGTGCGCGCCGTGATGTATCTGGTGCTGGCGCTGGTGATCGCCGTGGCCTGTTTCAATATCGTCTCGACCCTAGTGATGGCGGTACGTGACAAGCAGTCGGAGATCGCCATCTTGCTGACCATGGGGATGGCCAAGGCCACCATCATGGGGATCTTTGTGGTGCAGGGCGCGCTAAATGGGCTGTTGGGTTGCTTGATTGGTGCGGGGCTGGGGATCACCCTTGCGCTGAACCTCAGTGCTATCGCCAGCGGTATCGAGCAGCTGTTTGGCGTGCAGCTCTTATCGGCCGATGTCTATTTCATCGACTTCTTACCTTCACAGCTACATCTTCTGGATGTGGCGCTGGTGGTGTCTCTGGCCTTGCTGATGAGCCTATTGGCCACCCTCTATCCCGCCTGGAAGGCGAGTCGTATTCATCCCGCCGAGGCATTGGCTGGGCGATAAGACTAGGTCGTAAATTAAGATGGGTCTTTAGCGACTTTCCCGGTAGGCGCGTTTTTGTTGATACATCCGCTTGTCGGCATCTGAGAGCAACTCTTTGATGTCGGCATTCTGACCATCATAGATTGCATAGCCTATGCTGAGTGAGGGCGTCAGTTGTTGTGACTGCCAGCTAAAGGGCTGGGATTCTATCGCCTGGGTGATATGCGCCATGATCTCCTCGATTTCCTGCATGTCGGTGAGCTCATAGAGCAAGATCAGAAACTCATCGCCGCCAAATCGGGCGACCGAGCCCTTAATACCAACCTCTGTCACAAGACGATTGGCGATATATTTTAGCAGCTCATCGCCCGCTTCATGCCCCAGCTCGTCGTTAACCCCTTTAAAGTCGTTGAGATCTATGTTGAGCAGGGTAAAAGGGGGCTGATTTGGTTTGTTCATCAGACGGTCGAGTTCGTTGATGATGAAGCGCCGATTAGGTAGGTGGGTCAATTCATCGTGCAGCGCCGCCCTGTGGGTGTGCTGATAGTTGCGAAACAGGAGTAGCATCAGCATATACAAGGTAAAGGCCGCGATCGTACCTATACCGCCTATGCCAAGGCGCAGCTGGCCGATGCGTTCGAGATTCTCAATATGAAACCTTGCTGCCATATTCCAGGTGGCGCTGGGTAACTTGATGGGGTAGATCACATCGGCATTGTCGAAGATGCTGGCATCACCGTAGAAAACCTGTTCGGGTTCGTTGGCGGTGATCTGTTTCTTGATGGCGATATCGCCCCCTTGAAACTGGGTGATCCCTGTGTCATGGAGTAATTGGTTATAGTTCATCACTACGCTCACCCCGCCCCAGTATTGGGTGTTTTTGGGGTAGTCGGCGAAGATAGGGTAGCGTGCGATGAGTCCCAATCCGCCTTGCACTAGATTTACCGGGCCGGCGATATACACCGACTGCTGCTCCTTGGCCAGTAATACAGTCTTTAGCTGGTTTGGCTGGGTGCGAAAGTCGAATCCAACTGCCGCTTCGTTGCCTTTGAGGGGATAGACTAAGGAGATAACATTGTTTGGCGCGATGGCGACGTTGCGCACGTATTGCGCCTTGTCGAGCAATTTAGCGGCTATCACATGCCAGTTTTTCATGGCAAATTCGGGATCTATAGTCACCACAGTGGCCAGGCTATCGGCCAGATAGGTGTCTTTGTAGATGGTGGCCTCGAAGTTAAAGCGGATCAGCGCCAGGTTCTTGCGCAGGTTTTCCTCTTCTTGCTGGATCTCATTGTCGACAAAGTATTTTGTTAGCGCACTGATGGTGATCACTGAGGCGAGCAGAAACAAGCAGGAGAGCAGTGCGAAGATCGCAACATGTTTTCTATTTGAATTTAAGTGCATGGCCTTCCTGCATTTTTTGTGATTATTCTAACGAGCGACTTCATCCAAGGCATGTCATTCAGAT is a window from the Shewanella loihica PV-4 genome containing:
- the lolD gene encoding lipoprotein-releasing ABC transporter ATP-binding protein LolD translates to MTQQDNSLLLQVSNVSKRYHEGSIDTQVLSGVNLSIAKGEQVAIIGSSGSGKSTLLHIMGTLDKPSSGQVMFDGEDLYQLSPSRQAAIRNQELGFIYQFHHLLPEFTALENVAMPGLIQKRPRQEVEQEAKELLSRVGLGHRLHHTPAEMSGGERQRTAIARALINRPKLVLADEPTGNLDAASGDSVYELIRELGSQLGTAFVVVTHDPKLAARMDRQLKMQDGQLSAWEMA
- the lolE gene encoding lipoprotein-releasing ABC transporter permease subunit LolE, whose amino-acid sequence is MRERLAFWVGWRFYMARQSNRFISFISFASTAGIALGVAVLITVLSAMNGFEKELEQRLLGVVPHGELTGVNEPLHDWPKIAEDAKKIPGINASAPFVRIQGLIQKPGGFQGLTVIGITPELEAKVSNIRDFMPDAAWQALASKENNIVLGKGLADALGLSLGNTLSLYTPNLASQSTGRGLGSAKSHQFKVAGIFALGGELDLTTAYISLDYGAELLGLGDGVSGIRIKVDDVFAAPQLIRTLGYSQSQYMYLSDWTRTQGHLYQDIQLVRAVMYLVLALVIAVACFNIVSTLVMAVRDKQSEIAILLTMGMAKATIMGIFVVQGALNGLLGCLIGAGLGITLALNLSAIASGIEQLFGVQLLSADVYFIDFLPSQLHLLDVALVVSLALLMSLLATLYPAWKASRIHPAEALAGR
- a CDS encoding diguanylate cyclase domain-containing protein, with translation MHLNSNRKHVAIFALLSCLFLLASVITISALTKYFVDNEIQQEEENLRKNLALIRFNFEATIYKDTYLADSLATVVTIDPEFAMKNWHVIAAKLLDKAQYVRNVAIAPNNVISLVYPLKGNEAAVGFDFRTQPNQLKTVLLAKEQQSVYIAGPVNLVQGGLGLIARYPIFADYPKNTQYWGGVSVVMNYNQLLHDTGITQFQGGDIAIKKQITANEPEQVFYGDASIFDNADVIYPIKLPSATWNMAARFHIENLERIGQLRLGIGGIGTIAAFTLYMLMLLLFRNYQHTHRAALHDELTHLPNRRFIINELDRLMNKPNQPPFTLLNIDLNDFKGVNDELGHEAGDELLKYIANRLVTEVGIKGSVARFGGDEFLILLYELTDMQEIEEIMAHITQAIESQPFSWQSQQLTPSLSIGYAIYDGQNADIKELLSDADKRMYQQKRAYRESR